A genomic segment from Nitrospira lenta encodes:
- a CDS encoding GGDEF domain-containing protein gives MPPRAPFDTSSGGSLERASLTTPESLVGGIGLFMSLSLSLAGMWYWPFARRTRIQPQEDSLAAYDHVTGLPTLRLFTVLLEQGLTRASHMGRSVGVLVADLQQFHPLPTAMTTPNISLIVRVQAARIKSALPSNNTVARIGDRRFAILIESVVARDEIDTLAQNIYRTMSLPLMIEGQEVLLTCHIGGSMYTSSASSGEALLSQAVKSLALATAENPIRFSESIGEVPGIASMAQSSAAGESLLR, from the coding sequence ATGCCGCCGAGAGCTCCCTTCGACACAAGCAGTGGCGGCAGCCTAGAGCGCGCGTCGCTCACGACTCCCGAATCTCTGGTCGGCGGAATCGGGCTGTTCATGAGCCTGAGCCTCAGCCTTGCGGGAATGTGGTATTGGCCGTTTGCCCGGCGCACCAGAATCCAGCCACAGGAAGACAGTCTGGCGGCCTACGACCATGTGACGGGTCTGCCCACGTTGCGTCTCTTCACCGTGCTCCTCGAACAAGGGCTCACGCGGGCGTCGCATATGGGCCGCAGTGTCGGTGTGCTGGTCGCGGATCTTCAGCAGTTTCATCCGCTGCCGACCGCAATGACGACTCCCAATATCTCGTTGATCGTGCGAGTGCAGGCCGCCCGCATCAAGAGCGCGTTGCCCTCGAACAATACCGTCGCCCGGATCGGCGATCGGCGATTCGCCATTCTGATTGAAAGCGTGGTCGCACGGGATGAGATCGATACCCTCGCGCAGAATATCTATCGCACGATGTCGCTGCCCCTGATGATTGAAGGACAGGAAGTGCTGCTGACCTGTCACATCGGCGGATCTATGTATACTTCTTCGGCCTCATCAGGAGAAGCCCTATTGAGCCAGGCCGTGAAATCATTGGCCCTCGCGACCGCTGAGAATCCCATCCGCTTCTCCGAGTCGATCGGTGAAGTTCCAGGCATAGCCTCCATGGCCCAGTCTTCGGCGGCCGGCGAATCCCTTCTACGCTAG
- the flhA gene encoding flagellar biosynthesis protein FlhA, whose protein sequence is MASTTTVPPIEHPPLLKHPDIVMSVGVVGVLMVMLLPLPRFLLDLLLSFDITISIIILLVGLQVRRPMDFSVFPSILLMVTLLRLSLNIASTRLILLHGNEGPAAAGEVIRTFGNFVVGGNYTVGLVVFAILVIINFVVVTKGAGRVAEVAARFTLDAMPGKQMAIDADLNAGLIKEDEARRRRKDIAEEADFYGAMDGASKFVRGDAVAAVIIVVVNIVGGLTIGILQQGMSPGLAAQTYTLLTVGEGLVAQIPALIVSTATGMIVTRAASENDLGAEMTQQLLNSHRAVGTAGGILLALGLVPGLPHLAFLVLGGGVCWIAYHLYQREQAPETLTPPPVTAKVDEPVAHIAPLDLMEVQVGYGLINLVEGTQGNALLDRIKGLRRQFAESMGFVVPPIHIRDNLQLRPNEYAIMLKGVEVAKAEVLPGHVLAIDPGTAQRGMVQGIPTKEPAFGLPALWVAEDQREQAQMAGYTVVDASSAITTHLSEIIKRHGHELLGRQEAQALLDEVGKTHPKLVEELVPTMVSLGTVVRILGNLLKEGIPIRDIRSILEAIADHAMTTKDAELLTEMARQSLARTITKQYQAPDGSLPVITLDPRLDRTLAEQASTLPQGAMLNLDPALSHKLLTALKQSAERVAARGQQPILLCSPAVRRHLRRLTDRLLHSVPVIGLNEIDAMVRLQSLDTIRLDSELPQPS, encoded by the coding sequence ATGGCATCCACGACGACCGTGCCTCCGATCGAACATCCTCCGCTACTGAAGCATCCGGACATTGTCATGTCCGTGGGTGTGGTTGGCGTGCTCATGGTCATGCTGCTGCCGCTCCCGCGCTTTCTCTTGGATCTCTTGCTCAGTTTCGACATCACGATTTCCATCATTATTTTGCTGGTGGGATTGCAAGTGCGCCGGCCGATGGACTTTTCGGTCTTTCCATCGATTCTCCTGATGGTCACGCTGCTTCGGTTGTCTCTAAACATTGCATCGACCCGCCTGATTCTGTTGCATGGGAATGAAGGCCCGGCGGCGGCAGGGGAAGTCATCCGAACGTTCGGGAATTTTGTCGTCGGCGGGAACTACACCGTCGGTCTCGTGGTGTTCGCGATTCTCGTCATTATCAATTTCGTCGTGGTCACGAAGGGCGCCGGCCGCGTGGCTGAAGTCGCTGCCCGCTTCACCTTGGATGCGATGCCGGGTAAGCAGATGGCGATCGATGCCGATCTGAACGCAGGTCTCATTAAGGAAGATGAAGCCCGGCGGCGCCGGAAGGATATCGCGGAAGAAGCGGACTTTTACGGCGCCATGGACGGTGCCAGCAAATTTGTGCGCGGGGACGCGGTGGCGGCGGTCATCATCGTGGTGGTGAATATCGTCGGAGGCCTGACCATCGGCATTCTGCAGCAGGGCATGAGCCCAGGCCTGGCGGCGCAAACCTATACGCTCCTGACCGTGGGTGAAGGCCTGGTCGCCCAAATTCCTGCGCTGATCGTCTCGACCGCCACCGGTATGATTGTGACGCGCGCCGCGTCAGAAAACGACCTGGGCGCGGAGATGACGCAGCAACTCCTCAATTCACACCGCGCCGTGGGAACGGCGGGCGGCATCTTGCTGGCCCTCGGCTTGGTGCCGGGCTTACCGCATCTGGCCTTCCTCGTGCTGGGAGGCGGCGTGTGCTGGATTGCCTACCACCTCTATCAACGGGAACAGGCGCCTGAAACTCTGACTCCTCCGCCGGTGACTGCCAAAGTCGACGAGCCGGTCGCCCACATTGCTCCGCTCGATTTGATGGAGGTGCAAGTGGGATATGGCTTGATCAATCTCGTAGAAGGCACACAGGGCAATGCGCTCCTGGATCGTATCAAGGGCTTGCGGAGACAGTTTGCCGAATCCATGGGGTTTGTCGTGCCTCCCATTCATATCCGGGACAATCTGCAACTGCGCCCAAATGAATACGCGATCATGCTGAAGGGGGTCGAGGTTGCCAAGGCCGAAGTGCTCCCGGGTCATGTGCTGGCGATCGATCCCGGCACAGCGCAGCGCGGGATGGTCCAGGGCATTCCCACCAAAGAGCCGGCTTTCGGGTTGCCGGCGTTGTGGGTCGCTGAGGATCAACGTGAGCAGGCGCAGATGGCCGGTTATACCGTCGTCGATGCCAGCTCGGCTATTACGACGCATCTCTCTGAGATCATCAAACGCCACGGCCATGAATTGTTGGGCCGGCAGGAAGCCCAAGCCTTGCTCGACGAAGTGGGGAAAACGCACCCCAAGCTGGTGGAAGAACTCGTGCCGACCATGGTGTCGCTGGGCACGGTCGTCAGGATTTTGGGCAATCTCCTGAAAGAGGGCATTCCCATCCGGGATATTCGCTCCATCCTGGAAGCCATCGCCGATCACGCCATGACGACCAAGGATGCCGAACTCTTGACGGAGATGGCCCGGCAGTCGCTCGCCAGGACCATTACCAAGCAGTACCAGGCACCGGACGGTTCGCTCCCGGTTATTACTCTGGATCCGCGCCTCGATCGAACATTGGCGGAGCAAGCGTCAACATTGCCGCAGGGGGCGATGCTGAATCTGGATCCCGCGTTGTCGCACAAGCTCCTGACGGCGCTCAAGCAATCGGCGGAACGCGTGGCTGCGCGCGGTCAACAGCCGATTCTGCTCTGCTCTCCGGCTGTGCGCCGACACCTCCGCCGGCTGACGGACCGGCTTTTGCATTCTGTCCCGGTGATTGGCCTGAATGAAATCGATGCCATGGTGCGATTGCAGTCGCTCGATACCATCCGGCTGGATTCAGAACTGCCGCAACCGTCGTGA
- the flhB gene encoding flagellar biosynthesis protein FlhB produces MADSESDKSSRTEEATEKRKSEARRDGQVAISRDVSTAAVLIGGVGFLAIGVPIGLRQLTDVTRRGLSLSFDETFWKALTVEHIHTIVVQISVTTMVLILPVLAVILFMGTGASLAQTGFLWRPNALQPNFNKLNPAKGLAQLFSTRSVMELAKGLVKIAIIMAVGLFTARHDLLMVPGLMDYDLPASVEMAGHLTLKVAMGVVGALAVLAAVDYMYQRFEWSRDLRMTKEEVKEEHKAAEGDPLVRGRIRSAQRDLAKKRMMAAVKTADVVVTNPTHLAVALKYDSNQKAAPFVVAKGAGFVAERIRELARHHGVAVVENKLVARTLYRLVDIGKEIPSNLYRAVAEILAFVYRARGVNPGQL; encoded by the coding sequence GTGGCTGACTCAGAATCAGATAAAAGCAGTCGGACAGAGGAAGCGACTGAAAAGCGCAAATCTGAGGCGCGGCGCGACGGACAGGTCGCGATCAGCCGGGATGTCAGCACCGCGGCAGTCCTGATCGGCGGAGTCGGCTTTTTAGCCATCGGGGTGCCGATCGGCCTGCGGCAGTTGACCGACGTCACGCGGCGCGGGCTGTCCTTATCCTTTGACGAAACGTTTTGGAAAGCGCTGACAGTGGAACATATCCACACCATTGTCGTGCAAATCAGTGTCACGACGATGGTTCTGATTCTTCCCGTTCTCGCGGTCATTCTGTTCATGGGGACCGGCGCCTCACTGGCGCAAACAGGATTCCTGTGGAGACCGAACGCGCTCCAACCCAATTTCAACAAGCTCAATCCGGCCAAGGGTTTGGCACAACTGTTCTCCACCCGATCCGTCATGGAACTCGCCAAAGGCCTTGTGAAGATCGCGATCATTATGGCGGTCGGACTGTTTACCGCGCGTCACGATCTGCTCATGGTGCCCGGACTCATGGATTACGACCTGCCGGCTTCGGTCGAAATGGCCGGGCATCTCACGCTGAAAGTGGCGATGGGCGTGGTCGGCGCATTGGCGGTTCTCGCGGCCGTGGACTACATGTATCAACGGTTTGAGTGGTCTCGCGATCTGCGTATGACCAAAGAAGAGGTGAAGGAAGAGCACAAGGCAGCGGAAGGCGATCCGTTGGTTCGTGGCCGTATCCGCTCCGCGCAGCGCGATCTCGCCAAGAAACGCATGATGGCGGCGGTGAAGACCGCCGATGTCGTGGTCACCAACCCCACGCACTTGGCGGTGGCGCTGAAATATGACTCGAATCAGAAGGCCGCCCCGTTCGTGGTCGCCAAGGGCGCCGGATTTGTTGCGGAGCGTATCCGTGAGCTGGCTCGCCATCATGGCGTGGCGGTGGTCGAGAATAAATTGGTCGCTCGCACGCTGTACCGGTTGGTCGATATCGGAAAAGAAATTCCGTCGAATCTGTATCGCGCTGTGGCTGAAATCCTGGCCTTTGTGTACCGGGCCAGGGGTGTGAACCCCGGACAGTTATAA
- the flgG gene encoding flagellar basal-body rod protein FlgG, with the protein MIRAMWTAATGMTAQQINVDTVAHNLANVNTNSFKRSRAEFADLLYQIQRLPGTSASNVGVFPVGIQVGAGVRPTTVSKEWLQGNMRQTNNDLDIAIDGPGFFQVSRPDGTIMYTRNGSFKRDNVGNLVTGDGDLLNPVITIPSGALKMDIGQDGTVSVLLPGVTQASQVGQIQLTRFDNPAGLVAMGNNLFIDSFASGPPTQGTGGFSTGFGTIQQGFLESSNVNLAEEMVNMIIAQRSYEINSKTIQASDEMMSIANNLRR; encoded by the coding sequence ATGATTCGGGCAATGTGGACGGCCGCCACCGGAATGACGGCACAACAGATCAATGTGGATACCGTGGCCCACAACCTGGCCAACGTCAACACCAACTCGTTCAAGCGCAGCCGGGCCGAATTTGCTGACCTGCTCTACCAAATCCAGCGCTTGCCGGGCACCAGCGCATCCAACGTCGGTGTCTTTCCCGTCGGCATTCAAGTCGGCGCCGGTGTGCGCCCCACCACGGTCTCGAAGGAATGGCTCCAGGGCAACATGCGCCAGACCAATAACGATCTGGATATCGCAATCGATGGACCGGGGTTCTTCCAGGTCTCCAGACCGGATGGAACCATCATGTACACCAGGAACGGGTCGTTCAAACGCGATAACGTCGGCAACTTGGTCACAGGTGACGGTGACTTGTTGAATCCGGTCATTACCATTCCCTCCGGCGCGTTGAAGATGGATATCGGTCAGGACGGAACCGTCTCCGTCTTGCTCCCTGGTGTGACCCAGGCGTCCCAGGTCGGCCAGATTCAATTGACGCGATTCGACAATCCGGCCGGACTCGTGGCGATGGGAAACAATTTGTTCATCGACAGCTTTGCGTCGGGCCCTCCGACTCAAGGGACCGGCGGATTCTCCACCGGATTCGGGACCATCCAGCAGGGCTTCCTCGAAAGCTCGAACGTCAACCTGGCTGAAGAAATGGTCAACATGATCATCGCGCAACGGAGCTATGAAATTAACTCAAAAACGATTCAAGCGTCTGACGAAATGATGTCCATCGCGAACAATCTCAGACGATAA
- the flhF gene encoding flagellar biosynthesis protein FlhF, with protein sequence MKVKTFHALTMQDAIRAIKEELGPDAVILSSKEVHQGGRLMSYFNKPVLEVMAAAEYDPLPPIKPARDTSAPSETRKARPAPAAASTTPPPVGPEVFHDTLQGMLANPAPLSQVYGIKQPVAPSPAPRHTRPVAPRPAEITQSRLQDLRKELRTLSREIGASLPAAAQSLSQHADPAIAALCRSLVAQGLRPSSADRIGRSLSADLTGRNVTEPHDLQNALAKCLAQDMRVSGALLSGQGDRTIAMMIGTNGAGKTAAITKLAAHYQLEEKKSVAIVSLDTYRLASVEQLRMYAEVLGIPCESAMSAKQAATCVHKHADADLILIDTAGFAERDLALVHTLHQLLKTEPEVQTHVVVSASTREQDLQRQVAQIHALPLLRLLFSKLDETDSFGALYELSHQSGIPLSYWSAGQRVPEDLEVATPQRLAELLIGRRYTVPFRSSVDAHASAERSPSRGSHTVTMNTVTR encoded by the coding sequence ATGAAAGTCAAAACATTTCATGCCTTGACCATGCAGGATGCGATTCGAGCCATCAAAGAAGAGCTGGGTCCGGACGCAGTCATCCTTTCGTCGAAGGAAGTGCATCAAGGCGGACGGCTGATGAGTTACTTCAATAAGCCGGTGTTGGAGGTCATGGCCGCTGCCGAATATGATCCGTTGCCGCCTATCAAGCCGGCACGTGACACCTCAGCCCCGAGCGAGACCCGCAAAGCTCGACCCGCGCCAGCTGCTGCCAGTACAACGCCGCCGCCGGTCGGCCCGGAAGTATTTCATGACACCTTACAGGGAATGTTGGCGAACCCGGCGCCGCTTTCTCAAGTGTATGGCATAAAACAGCCTGTGGCGCCCTCACCGGCCCCTCGACACACACGCCCGGTCGCGCCGCGGCCAGCGGAGATCACGCAGAGCCGTTTACAAGATCTGCGTAAAGAATTGCGCACATTGAGCCGGGAGATCGGCGCGTCCTTGCCGGCAGCCGCACAATCGTTGAGTCAACATGCAGACCCGGCCATCGCGGCGTTGTGCCGCAGTCTCGTGGCGCAAGGCCTGCGCCCATCGAGCGCCGACCGGATCGGCCGATCGTTGAGCGCGGACTTGACCGGTCGCAATGTGACGGAGCCGCACGACCTCCAGAATGCGTTGGCGAAGTGTCTGGCGCAAGACATGCGCGTGAGCGGTGCGCTGCTCTCGGGTCAAGGAGACCGGACCATCGCCATGATGATCGGAACGAACGGGGCGGGGAAGACGGCGGCCATCACCAAGCTTGCGGCACATTATCAGTTGGAAGAAAAGAAGTCCGTCGCCATTGTCTCGCTGGACACCTATCGACTGGCGTCGGTCGAACAACTGCGGATGTATGCCGAGGTGCTAGGCATTCCCTGCGAATCGGCGATGTCGGCCAAACAGGCTGCCACCTGTGTCCACAAGCATGCCGATGCGGACTTGATTCTGATCGATACGGCCGGCTTTGCAGAACGGGATCTGGCCTTGGTGCACACCCTGCATCAGCTGCTCAAGACGGAACCGGAAGTGCAAACGCACGTCGTCGTCTCGGCCTCGACGCGGGAGCAGGATTTACAACGCCAGGTCGCGCAGATTCATGCGCTCCCGCTGCTGCGCCTGTTGTTCAGCAAACTCGATGAAACGGATTCATTCGGGGCGCTCTACGAATTAAGTCACCAGTCGGGCATTCCGTTGTCCTATTGGAGCGCCGGCCAGCGGGTTCCAGAGGATCTTGAAGTCGCCACGCCCCAACGGCTGGCCGAGCTTCTCATCGGCCGCCGCTATACGGTTCCGTTCCGATCGTCCGTGGATGCGCACGCATCGGCGGAGCGGTCCCCGTCACGCGGCTCGCACACCGTCACCATGAACACTGTTACCCGGTAG
- a CDS encoding flagellar hook-basal body protein, giving the protein MNRGIYPILSGALAHERRMQVFANNMANVNTAGFKQDEQTFKAVFPKVQLAIPAIPGTVSLANQIVAKPFGPTERVYAAPNTVKTTYDAGRIRLTGNPLDLAIQGRGFLEVKTPQGTRFTRNGMLSLDNQRRLVTNLGYPVMGTKGELKIPVGKMDISNQGEIRVDGNPIGTIKVMDFPDTNMPQKYAEGMFVSDKGFPAKAPQIQAGHIEDSNVNSIGEMVKMIEGMRGYESAQKLIQTLDRMAETAIQELGRVA; this is encoded by the coding sequence GTGAATCGAGGTATTTATCCAATCCTGTCCGGTGCCCTCGCCCATGAGCGACGGATGCAAGTCTTCGCCAACAACATGGCCAACGTCAACACGGCCGGGTTCAAGCAAGATGAGCAGACCTTCAAAGCCGTATTTCCAAAAGTGCAACTGGCCATTCCCGCGATCCCCGGCACGGTGTCGCTGGCGAACCAAATCGTAGCGAAACCTTTCGGCCCGACAGAACGCGTGTATGCGGCTCCGAATACGGTCAAAACAACGTATGACGCGGGCCGGATTCGCTTGACCGGAAACCCTCTCGATCTGGCCATCCAGGGCCGCGGGTTCTTAGAAGTCAAAACCCCTCAAGGCACACGCTTTACCCGCAACGGCATGCTGTCTCTCGACAATCAACGCCGGCTGGTCACCAATCTCGGATATCCGGTGATGGGCACCAAGGGCGAGCTGAAGATTCCCGTCGGGAAAATGGACATTTCCAATCAGGGTGAAATTAGAGTCGACGGCAATCCCATCGGCACCATCAAGGTGATGGATTTCCCCGATACCAACATGCCGCAAAAATATGCGGAAGGCATGTTCGTCTCCGACAAGGGGTTTCCGGCGAAGGCTCCTCAAATCCAGGCCGGACATATTGAAGATTCCAACGTCAATTCCATCGGTGAAATGGTCAAGATGATCGAAGGTATGCGCGGGTATGAATCGGCTCAGAAATTGATTCAAACCCTGGACCGAATGGCTGAAACAGCCATTCAAGAACTCGGACGAGTGGCTTAG
- a CDS encoding sigma-70 family RNA polymerase sigma factor, translating into MSKTAVHRVHQAIPSGDAHREQLIKEFAHVIRAMAHRLAFRLPAYLDAEDLISVGTIGLMDAMEKYDPNREAKFKTYAEFRIRGAMLDEIRSMDWIPRSVHERIGLLQKTHITLLNRLGRPPLDEEVASELKMPLADLDEFISRARGAVMISIDDLGLQEPDGHKVVKMLADTHHLDPLSSLVNEREREAIGEAIQELPEKERLVLTLYYYEELTMKEIGELLKVTESRVCQIHTKAILRLKAFLHAEE; encoded by the coding sequence ATGAGCAAAACGGCCGTTCATCGTGTCCATCAAGCGATTCCCAGCGGAGACGCCCATCGGGAACAACTGATCAAAGAGTTCGCGCACGTGATTCGGGCGATGGCCCATCGACTGGCCTTTCGATTACCGGCGTACCTGGATGCCGAGGACTTGATCTCAGTCGGGACAATCGGCCTCATGGATGCGATGGAGAAATACGATCCCAATCGCGAAGCGAAATTCAAGACCTACGCGGAGTTCCGCATTCGCGGCGCCATGTTGGATGAAATTCGTTCGATGGATTGGATTCCACGTTCCGTGCACGAACGCATCGGTCTCCTGCAAAAGACCCATATCACGTTGTTGAATCGACTGGGACGCCCTCCGTTGGATGAAGAAGTGGCGTCCGAACTCAAGATGCCCTTGGCTGATCTCGACGAATTTATTTCGCGGGCCCGTGGGGCCGTGATGATCAGTATCGACGACTTGGGGCTTCAAGAACCGGATGGGCACAAAGTCGTCAAGATGCTCGCCGATACACATCACCTGGATCCGTTATCCAGCTTGGTGAACGAGCGAGAGCGCGAAGCGATCGGCGAAGCCATTCAGGAATTGCCTGAAAAAGAGCGACTGGTCTTGACCCTCTACTACTATGAAGAACTGACGATGAAGGAAATCGGCGAGCTTTTGAAGGTCACGGAATCTCGTGTGTGCCAGATTCACACCAAAGCGATTCTTCGACTGAAAGCGTTTCTCCATGCCGAAGAGTAG
- a CDS encoding flagellar basal body L-ring protein FlgH, which yields MRCATTHTSGVVVISLLLSGCSLFPSSSPSVSSKLTVPALAPPKTLGSLWQEDNGRAYLYEDMRAMRVGDILTVKIVEKHRGSKSADTSAQRDSTLSNSLAGTGTGYIGIPGLRLGDEARRGLGIDASASNKFSGKGATSREGTLTGTISVIVVEVLPNGDLRVEGRREVTVNSEKQMMTIAGIVRRVDVDTKNTVLSSAIADAKIEYAGLGVLDDVQRPGWLVRVLDWIYPF from the coding sequence ATGCGCTGCGCAACAACTCACACATCGGGAGTGGTCGTCATCAGCCTGCTGCTGAGCGGTTGTAGTCTTTTTCCCTCAAGCTCTCCCTCCGTTTCCTCCAAGCTTACCGTGCCGGCATTGGCTCCGCCCAAGACGCTGGGCTCGCTGTGGCAAGAAGATAACGGCCGTGCGTACTTGTATGAAGATATGCGGGCCATGCGGGTAGGGGACATCCTGACCGTCAAGATTGTCGAGAAGCACCGAGGATCAAAATCGGCGGACACTTCGGCGCAACGTGATTCAACGTTATCCAATTCGTTGGCGGGAACCGGAACCGGATATATCGGCATTCCCGGTCTCCGACTTGGCGATGAAGCCCGGCGAGGGCTCGGGATCGATGCCTCGGCAAGCAACAAGTTCAGTGGAAAGGGCGCCACCAGCCGAGAAGGCACGTTAACCGGAACGATCTCGGTGATTGTAGTCGAAGTGCTTCCGAACGGCGATTTGCGGGTTGAAGGACGGCGTGAGGTTACCGTCAACAGTGAAAAGCAAATGATGACGATTGCCGGCATTGTGAGGCGCGTAGATGTGGACACGAAGAATACCGTGCTCTCCTCGGCGATCGCCGATGCCAAAATCGAATACGCCGGGTTGGGAGTCTTGGACGATGTGCAACGGCCGGGGTGGCTGGTTCGAGTGCTTGATTGGATCTACCCGTTCTAA
- a CDS encoding MinD/ParA family protein: protein MQSGSLTSMAGDVSERVSSLTRVIAVASGKGGVGKTNIVANMAMALSRAGKRVLVLDADLGLGNLDVLLGLVPEHTIEHVLAGTHCLDDVIVDGPGGIRVLPASSGVPQLTSLSESQQMMLMEQLEALSRDVDVLLIDTGAGISPNVTFFASAAQDTIVVVSPEPTSLTDAYALIKVLTRQYRERRFKVLVNMAKSPREAAEVFRKIDTAADRFLHVVLEYVGYIPQDDYVPLAVMRQKALLELFPASPAAQALTRLAGQVLQWPEPNFPKSAVQLLWQRLLQTTAVM, encoded by the coding sequence ATGCAGAGCGGATCATTGACATCCATGGCAGGGGATGTGTCGGAGCGAGTCTCCTCGCTGACGCGCGTCATTGCCGTGGCCAGCGGGAAAGGCGGCGTTGGCAAAACGAATATCGTCGCCAATATGGCGATGGCTCTCAGTCGAGCAGGGAAGCGGGTCCTCGTCTTGGACGCCGACCTCGGGTTGGGCAATTTGGATGTGCTGCTGGGCTTAGTCCCGGAACATACCATCGAACATGTGCTGGCGGGGACGCACTGCTTGGATGATGTCATTGTCGATGGACCGGGAGGAATCCGGGTGCTGCCTGCCAGTTCTGGCGTTCCACAGCTGACCTCGTTGAGCGAATCACAGCAAATGATGCTCATGGAACAACTCGAAGCCCTCTCGCGCGACGTCGATGTGCTCCTTATCGATACCGGGGCCGGGATTTCTCCGAATGTGACCTTCTTCGCTTCGGCGGCGCAGGATACCATTGTCGTGGTGTCTCCCGAGCCCACCTCTCTCACAGATGCCTATGCCCTCATCAAAGTGTTGACCAGGCAATATCGGGAGCGTCGTTTCAAAGTGTTGGTCAACATGGCAAAGAGCCCGCGAGAAGCGGCAGAAGTGTTTAGGAAAATCGATACCGCTGCGGATCGGTTCCTGCATGTTGTGCTTGAGTATGTCGGCTATATCCCTCAAGACGATTATGTTCCGCTGGCAGTAATGCGACAAAAGGCACTGCTGGAGCTGTTTCCAGCCTCGCCGGCGGCGCAGGCGTTGACGCGGCTGGCTGGGCAAGTTTTGCAGTGGCCCGAGCCGAATTTTCCTAAGAGCGCTGTGCAGTTGTTGTGGCAACGCTTACTTCAGACCACCGCAGTCATGTGA
- the flgA gene encoding flagellar basal body P-ring formation chaperone FlgA: MTSLRIIAAVCILAAVAAPAIGGSSEKLVKPISMSGQGASGAALNKLDSTRPTMRALHFEQIQKTIQKYLEGEWGTRVKSVQVTLLEPLDPIKIPAGVIELQIPAVPGGSTTMGRRSFPIQVMVNGNVWKTIDALADISAMIDVVVPARFLKSEETIEPDDLTTARIVTYDVKHPFITDPEAVIGKSTARPLQPNTPLRPTFLKKPFMVKKGDHVMIEARRGNFSVQTSGVTKGSGQVGQTVMVANLDSGRELRAKIVAPGLVQVEF; this comes from the coding sequence ATGACTAGCCTTCGCATCATCGCCGCCGTCTGTATCCTTGCCGCCGTGGCCGCCCCGGCCATCGGCGGGAGTTCGGAGAAACTGGTCAAGCCCATATCGATGAGCGGGCAGGGAGCCAGCGGAGCGGCTCTCAACAAGTTGGATTCGACCCGGCCGACGATGCGGGCGCTGCACTTTGAGCAAATCCAAAAGACCATTCAGAAGTATCTTGAAGGCGAATGGGGAACCCGGGTGAAGTCGGTGCAAGTCACCCTTCTGGAGCCGCTGGATCCGATCAAAATCCCGGCCGGAGTAATCGAACTACAGATCCCTGCCGTTCCTGGAGGCTCCACAACGATGGGGCGAAGAAGCTTTCCTATCCAGGTCATGGTCAACGGGAATGTATGGAAGACCATTGATGCCCTGGCGGATATTTCCGCCATGATCGACGTGGTCGTTCCGGCGCGTTTTCTCAAGTCTGAAGAGACCATTGAGCCGGATGATCTCACCACCGCGCGTATCGTCACTTATGATGTGAAGCACCCCTTCATCACTGACCCGGAAGCCGTCATTGGAAAAAGCACGGCCCGTCCGCTGCAACCGAATACTCCGTTGCGTCCGACCTTCCTGAAAAAACCTTTTATGGTGAAAAAGGGCGATCACGTCATGATTGAAGCGCGGCGCGGCAACTTCTCCGTTCAAACATCAGGCGTGACGAAGGGAAGCGGGCAAGTCGGACAGACAGTGATGGTGGCAAACCTCGATTCCGGGCGAGAACTGCGGGCGAAGATCGTCGCTCCAGGACTCGTTCAAGTGGAGTTTTAG